From a single Chiloscyllium punctatum isolate Juve2018m chromosome 31, sChiPun1.3, whole genome shotgun sequence genomic region:
- the LOC140457155 gene encoding dual specificity protein phosphatase 10-like gives MPPSLFDERLVVQVLQRPRTLALHLNKTARVGRTHLSPSLDSPEITDQVLGLEKAQALAESSRQFSPKSVDSPPLDIRVSVGLPPQDVDSLQLSFRSLRKASLVGQQPGLRERDSPLEERHGASQARGGACLPSPMPSCLSAMKPLRGSCWGCWKLVSRDEPVSSSCLSCRAGLRTLGCGPALRRVGCLPSLRAISCLTCDPSLRSVSSSCSFCSSDPIVTFNPRGSKASKVEEADDKKEEDDYNAHTIWPEELAKKMGSTKVQQQSAVILDCRNLVEFTKSQLQGAMRIGWSEGPGRGVPDHGGLTVFDLLSKNQEAKPPCGTSWHQQASSSKPRVRNPNRSLTPQSLHLILDSIHREDRDGREPGYEKEGTAPSSVSMRPQDEGKEVFEGSYGECEGTLPLTPDIENAELSPILPFLYLGNEHDAQDLVRLRQLNVGYVINVTTHLPLYHAQTGTVHYKRLPATDNSKQNLRQYFEEAFEFIEEAHQCGKGVLIHCQAGVSRSATLVIAYLMKHTLMTMTDAYKYVKGKRPIISPNLNFMGQLLEFEMDLNKGLTPRILTPKLSGLETEV, from the exons ATGCCTCCTTCTCTCTTTGATGAACGGCTGGTGGTTCAGGTACTGCAAAGGCCCCGGACACTGGCACTGCATCTCAACAAGACAGCACGTGTGGGGAGGACCCATCTGTCCCCCAGCCTGGACAGCCCTGAGATTACAGACCAGGTTCTGGGGCTGGAGAAGGCACAGGCACTGGCTGAGAGCAGCAGGCAGTTCAGCCCAAAGTCAGTGGATAGCCCTCCACTGGATATTAGGGTCTCCGTGGGCCTGCCCCCACAAGACGTGGACAGCTTGCAGCTCTCCTTCAGGTCCCTGAGGAAGGCTTCCTTGGTTGGTCAGCAGCCCGgcctgagggagagggacagtccTTTGGAGGAGAGGCACGGGGCATCCCAAGCGCGTGGGGGTGCCTGCCTGCCTAGCCCCATGCCGTCCTGCCTCAGTGCCATGAAGCCTCTGAGGGGCAGCTGCTGGGGCTGCTGGAAGTTGGTGAGCCGTGATGAGCCGGTCTCCAGCTCCTGCCTGTCGTGCAGAGCTGGCCTCAGGACCCTGGGATGTGGGCCAGCTCTCCGGAGAGTGGGCTGCTTGCCAAGCCTGCGGGCCATCAGCTGCCTCACCTGTGACCCCTCCCTAAGGTCTGTCAGCTCCTCCTGCAGTTTCTGCAGCAGCGACCCCATAGTGACCTTCAACCCCCGGGGCTCCAAGGCCAGCAAGGTGGAGGAGGCAGATGACAAGAAGGAGGAGGATGACTACAATGCCCACACCATCTGGCCAGAGGAGCTGGCCAAGAAGATGGGCAGCACCAAGGTCCAGCAGCAATCAGCTGTTATCCTGGACTGTCGCAATCTGGTGGAATTCACGAAGAGCCAACTGCAGGGTGCCATGAGGATCGGCTGGTCAGAGGGCCCAGGGAGGGGTGTGCCCGACCATGGGGGGCTGACCGTTTTTGATCTCCTCTCCAAGAACCAAGAGGCCAAGCCGCCGTGTGGAACATCCTGGCACCAGCAGGCCAGCAGCTCCAAGCCAAGAGTCCGGAATCCCAACAGATCCCTCACTCCACAGTCTCTCCACTTGATCCTGGATTCAATCCACAGGGAGGATCGGGACGGGCGAG AACCCGGGTATGAGAAGGAGGGTACAGCGCCCAGCTCTGTGTCAATGAGGCCACAGGACGAAGGGAAGGAGGTGTTCGAAGGGTCATATGGAGAATGTGAAGGCACACTCCCATTGACCCCTGACATTGAAAATGCCGAGCTGAGCCCCATCCTGCCGTTCCTGTACCTGGGGAATGAGCATGATGCCCAGGACCTGGTCAGGCTGCGCCAGTTAAATGTGGGATATGTCATCAATGTCACCACCCATCTTCCCCTGTACCATGCACAGACTGGCACTGTACACTACAAGAGGCTGCCAGCAACTGACAACAGCAAACAGAACCTCCGCCAGTACTTCGAGGAGGCTTTCGAATTCATTG AGGAAGCCCACCAATGTGGCAAGGGGGTTCTAATCCACTGCCAGGCAGGAGTCTCCCGTTCTGCCACTCTGGTCATTGCCTACCTGATGAAGCACACACTGATGACCATGACAGATGCCTACAAATATGTAAAGGGCAAACGACCCATCATCTCTCCCAACCTCAACTTCATGGGGCAACTGCTGGAGTTTGAAATGGACCTGAACAAGGGGCTCACGCCCCGTATTCTCACGCCAAAACTTAGTGGACTCGAGACCGAGGTGTAA